In Gimesia panareensis, the genomic window GCATCATAATGGGATCAAAATTATAGATTGTTAGTCCCCCTCTTAAAACAATTAGAATTGAACCAACGATATTGCAAGCTCCTTCTACAGAAGGACATTTATGACTTTTCCACTGATAGATCGAAACTCCAAGAGCAACTACACCTAAGACTATTGAAAAAACTGGAAACACATAGATAAGAAACAAGAATCTCTTAAATATGTATACATCCAACACTAGTGAGAAAAATATTAATAGACCATACAAACACCAAACTGATTCACCCAAAAGAGGCAAGCCCCTGTCGGGTCTTCGCGCATAAAGAATTGCTAAGACAACTGGTCCCAGTAACAAGATGTAGTCAACCAGATCCATTTGCTCCCCATTCCGATCAGAATATCGTGTAAATTGAACTTTAACATCTTCCGATTCACTTTCTACTTACAAAGGTCAAACGTGCTCAGAAGGACTTTTTCTTAAACATTATCTTTACTAGTTGTACAATAACATCTCTATTTTCTTCTGACATATTTCCCCAAGAATCGACAACAATTTGCAACTCAGAATCACTTGTGTAACCGAAGTATAAACGCCACTTGCATTTTCTGTTGCCCATACCCCAGGATCGACNNNNNNNNNNNNNNNNNNNNNNNNNNNNNNNNNNNNNNNNNNNNNNNNNNNNNNNNNNNNNNNNNNNNNNNNNNNNNNNNNNNNNNNNNNNNNNNNNNNNNNNNNNNNNNNNNNNNNNNNNNNNNNNNNNNNNNNNNNNNNNNNNNNNNNNNNNNNNNNNNNNNNNNNNNNNNNNNNNNNNNNNNNNNNNNNNNNNNNNNNNNNNNNNNNNNNNNNNNNNNNNNNNNNNNNNNNNNNNNNNNNNNNNNNNNNNNNNNNNNNNNNNNNNNNNNNNNNNNNNNNNNNNNNNNNNNNNNNNNNNNNNNNNNNNNNNNNNNNNNNNNNNNNNNNNNNNNNNNNNNNNNNNNNNNNNNNNNNNNNNNNNNNNNNNNNNNNNNNNNNNNNNNNNNNNNNNNNNNNNNNNNNNNNNNNNNNNNNNNNNNNNNNNNNNNNNNNNNNNNNNNNNNNNNNNNNNNNNNNNNNNNNNNNNNNNNNNNNNNNNNNNNNNNNNNNNNNNNNNNNNNNNNNNNNNNNNNNNNNNNNNNNNNNNNNNNNNNNNNNNNNNNNNNNNNNNNNNNNNNNNNNNNNNNNNNNNNNNNNNNNNNNNNNNNNNNNNNNNNNNNNNNNNNNNNNNNNNNNNNNNNNNNNNNNNNNNNNNNNNNNNNNNNNNNNNNNNNNNNNNNNNNNNNNNNNNNNNNNNNNNNNNNNNNNNNNNNNNNNNNNNNNNNNNNNNNNNNNNNNNNNNNNNNNNNNNNNNNNNNNNNNNNNNNNNNNNNNNNNNNNNNNNNNNNNNNNNNNNNNNNNNNNNNNNNNNNNNNNNNNNNNNNNNNNNNNNNNNNNNNNNNNNNNNNNNNNNNNNNNNNNNNNNNNNNNNNNNNNNNNNNNNNNNNNNNNNNNNNNNNNNNNNNNNNNNNNNNNNNNNNNNNNNNNNNNNNNNNNNNNNNNNNNNNNNNNNNNNNNNNNNNNNNNNNNNNNNNNNNNNNNNNNNNNNNNNNNNNNNNNNNNNNNNNNNNNNNNNNNNNNNNNNNNNNNNNNNNNNNNNNNNNNNNNNNNNNNNNNNNNNNNNNNNNNNNNNNNNNNNNNNNNNNNNNNNNNNNNNNNNNNNNNNNNNNNNNNNNNNNNNNNNNNNNNNNNNNNNNNNNNNNNNNNNNNNNNNNNNNNNNNNNNNNNNNNNNNNNNNNNNNNNNNNNNNNNNNNNNNNNNNNNNNNNNNNNNNNNNNNNNNNNNNNNNNNNNNNNNNNNNNNNNNNNNNNNNNNNNNNNNNNNNNNNNNNNNNNNNNNNNNNNNNNNNNNNNNNNNNNNNNNNNNNNNNNNNNNNNNNNNNNNNNNNNNNNNNNNNNNNNNNNNNNNNNNNNNNNNNNNNNNNNNNNNNNNNNNNNNNNNNNNNNNNNNNNNNNNNNNNNNNNNNNNNNNNNNNNNNNNNNNNNNNNNNNNNNNNNNNNNNNNNNNNNNNNNNNNNNNNNNNNNNNNNNNNNNNNNNNNNNNNNNNNNNNNNNNNNNNNNNNNNNNNNNNNNNNNNNNNNNNNNNNNNNNNNNNNNNNNNNNNNNNNNNNNNNNNNNNNNNNNNNNNNNNNNNNNNNNNNNNNNNNNNNNNNNNNNNNNNNNNNNNNNNNNNNNNNNNNNNNNNNNNNNNNNNNNNNNNNNNNNNNNNNNNNNNNNNNNNNNNNNNNNNNNNNNNNNNNNNNNNNNNNNNNNNNNNNNNNNNNNNNNNNNNNNNNNNNNNNNNNNNNNNNNNNNNNNNNNNNNNNNNNNNNNNNNNNNNNNNNNNNNNNNNNNNNNNNNNNNNNNNNNNNNNNNNNNNNNNNNNNNNNNNNNNNNNNNNNNNNNNNNNNNNNNNNNNNNNNNNNNNNNNNNNNNNNNNNNNNNNNNNNNNNNNNNNNNNNNNNNNNNNNNNNNNNNNNNNNNNNNNNNNNNNNNNNNNNNNNNNNNNNNNNNNNNNNNNNNNNNNNNNNNNNNNNNNNNNNNNNNNNNNNNTGGGATCTCCTGTATGGGAAACGTGAGGAAACCCGAGATTCTAAACCCTGCGCCTACAATGGTTCTGGTGTACGGTTACGCTGAGGCTGGTGACCGCGGTCCTGGTGGAACTCAGCGACGACTGGGAAACCGGCATGAGATACCTGACAATTTAATGCTGATCACAGAGACCGAAGGCCCCGGAAATTTACAGAATGTTTGTTGCTTTATCGATCGACTACGCAGGGCCGATCCGCCTTCTCATATCCCGCTCGACTTGAATCGTGAGTCCCGGGCAGTCGCGGCGTAAGCGTTCGATCGCCGCGCGGCTCACTTTGGGAACGTCGATGGACAGATATCTCAGCGAAGACATTTCGGGAATCCCTTCCAGTCCCCGGTCCGTCAGCCGCTTGCCGTACAGACCGAGGAACTCCACCTGCTGCATCGCCGTGATGTATTTCATCGAGTCATCGTCCGGGTGCGAAGTGCCGATCACCAGACTCCGCAGATGCGCCAGGTGCGGCAACTGTTCCAGCGCCCGGAGGGAAGACGGCCGCTTCTGTAGACTCAGCAGCTGCAGGTACCGCAGGTGGGGGGCGGTCTCCGCAAAGTTTCGCAGTGCCTTGAGAGACAGTTCACTGGGACAGAGAATGAGCCCATGCAAGCCCTCAAACGGGAGCACCCGCCGATACGGTTTCTCCGGTGCCTGCTCACACCAGGTGCGCGTCGTGTCGAGCAGGAACGGGATCGCCTGGCACTCCTCGCGCATGTCGGCAATCCGGTTGAACGCTTCTGCATCCCTGGGATGCAATGACAACAGTTCCAGCCAGCCTTCCCGCCACGCCCGCGTCAGCCAGTCCCCCTCGTAAAGCCAGCGCGGGTCTCCCAGCTCGCCAATGATCATCCGACCGAAATGAACCCGCTGATACCCGGATTCATTGGGGGGCGTTTGCCACCATTCCGGCTGAATCGCTTCCAGCTTCTGCTTGGGATGCCACAACGGATCGGAACAGTGGCAGGCCACCGTGGTCCACTCGACGTTCGTGAAACTGATCCGCAGATCGCGCGTGTACTGACAATCCCCGCAGCAGAGACGTACCCAGTCCGCGCGTTGCCTGTGACCGTTCGCATCCAGCCAGTCCGCAAACGCCAGTCGGCGACTCATGTCCAGCGGATTGTCAAAGATCGGCCAGACCTGTTCCTCATACGGAATCGGCTTCGGTTTGCGTGCCCCCATCCGGTTTCTCCCAGAGTCAAGTTTACTCAGTCCTTAACTCCGGCTTGCCCCACACCGCCAGGTTATGGCTCGGTTCGGAACCTTCGCCGGCGATCGTTTGCAGCGACAGCTTCAAGACCTCAGACGAGGGCAGGGGGACGTCCAGCTGGACGGGTTCATCCCCTACGCGGACCGGTTTGGTGCGCACCAGTTCCTTGCCGTTCGCCACGACCGCGAACATGACGGCTCCATTTTTACCCGCGGTGGGATGCAGTCCAACGTCGCACGTGAATCGCGAGAAGACGTTCCCCGGAGCCAGCACGAAATCCAGTTCGAAGGGGGTGCCCATTCCATAACCGGTTTCGTAATCAGTCGTGCCGATCTTCAGGGGATGCAGTTGCCGCCTGGCGTCCATCGCCTGATTCACCAGGAACGGCTTCACGTAATACGGGTGAGGAATCATCCGCCCCCGAAAGTCAGGCAGCCAGTCGGTCAGCGGCTGTTCCGCGAACTGAAACTCCTGATCATCCACGTGGTCCGTCGCCAGGCAAATCGCGGTGAAGATCACATCCGCCGTATGCCGTCCGTTGGCCAGGGCCGCGGCCGCCCGGTGTTCGTCCGCCTTGGTGCCGTCTCCCTGCATCGTGTCCTGTACGATGGGAATGATGTGCGTCGCGGCATGGTGACGCAGCAGCTTCTGATGCTCATAGATCCGCAGCGCCGCTTCGGCACGCGTCCGTCCCAAGAGTAGGGGTGTATATGGTTCATCCGCCAGTTGATAATCGCCTGAATCCATGAAGCCGCCCGCTCCAAACAGATAGTTATAACGTGCCTTGTCCTTGGGGGGAGGCAGCAGCGTTTTGAGTTGCAGTTCGGAAACAGGACTGCTGTGTGCCGAGGGACAACCCGGATCTTCATTCCAGTGACAGAGCACGCCCAGAAACTTCATCGCTTCATCCGTTTTGCCCGCCTGCAGGTTCACAGCGATCTGCTCCAAGTACCATTGGATGGCGGTCGCACTCTGTGCCGGCGGGTTGACATCATGCAGCGACAGCCGCACGCCCGGCACCAGGCAATAGCGATCCAGCTGCGGCATTTTTCCGCCAGCGTGCTTATCCTGCAGCGACGTGTAATCCCGGCAGAGACGGGTGAAATTCTGCTGTCCAATCAATTCGGTTTGCCATTCCGGCAGCCGGGCCACCGCCCAGAGCCGAATCAGCCGATGCCCTTTCCCCCAGGCCCAGAGAGAATCCGACGCTGAAACGCACATGGTCAGGAGAATCAATCCAACAACAAGACAACGCACGCGCATGGCTCTTCCTCTGTTACGGTTGAGTTCGGGGAATCGATCGAGAGAACTCGATTCTAAGCCGCCGGCTGACAGGGAGCAAGGATGCCTGAAACCCTGAAAAGAATTGATCCCTGGAGATCAACTGGACGTTATCAGAATTCACCTTGCTCCAAATACAGATTGAACAGACAGCCGCATACTTGTATACTATCAACGTAGTCAGACTCAAACTCTCACTGGAACAGCCACTATGACTTCCGACAATAGCTCACTGATCACGGTCTCCACGGAACTCGAAGCCGCGCTGCTCGTCAACCTGCTCGCCGAACAGGGCATCACCGCCACGCGGTTGCGTTAGTAGAAACAGGAAGACTTCCATGCAATTTTCACTTGAAATTGGTCACGACCAGAAAAACTCGATCGAATTTCAGCGGCACTGGTTTTCAGGACGGACAACGATCAAGATCAATGGGGATGTGACAACCTTGAAAGATCCGTTCCAGCTTTCCACCCATGTCGATCTGGAATTCACCAAACGCTGGGAGTTTTCCATTAAAATTCCTGAGCCTGTCAAACTGGTCGTGGAACAGATTCGTCCTGTCCTGTTTGGCGGGTTACGGCCGCATCAATACAATGTGTATGTAGACGATTCACTCGTCCTGGAGAAATGTGGTTATTAGTTTTGTCAAGGCAGCTCTCTTCATATAAGCAGTTCAGACATGACAAAAAAAGGCTACCTTAGACTGCTCTCAATTTGTGCGATTCCCAGCATCGCGTATCTTTGTTACATGTTGGCAATGATCAATTTTCCTGACGACACCATCCAACCCACTCCATTTAATTTTGAAGTGTTTACTTTCCAGTATCTTCTGGGTTCGTGCATCTTCGTCTTCACGGTGGTATTGTTCTACCTGAGCCTGGTTGAGAATTTATGCCTTGTTGAAAAGTGTTGTCATTTGATCTGGACTTTTTTTGCAGGCATGTTTCTGATGAGTCTATCTGCATTTCTAATTCCAGTTTCACTCATCATTCTCGATGGATTTCCTGCCCCCTGATATTGACCTGCTGATCAGAAATCGAATTCATTTTCCGAGTTTCAGTGGATGACATTCAGCCAGAAAAAGAAAAACGCCTGAATCCTCACTACAAGGACTCAGGCGTTTTAATTTCATCGCTGTCAATCAAAGTCAGTATTGGATCAAAATCACAGATGGGTTTCAGACTGAACTAGCAGGGAACCGCCTATCGGCGGCCGATCAGATTCCCCAGGGAGTTGAACCGGATCCCCAGCATCACCTGGTGTGAGGTCAGGTCGGCGATATAATTTCCGCTAGCGATGCTGTGATTATAATTCGCACTCAGGTCAACGATCGCCGATCCGTAATCCATATAACGATACCCCAGGTCCATCGTCACTCGCTGACTGAGATCCCAGGTCACGCCCCCCCCGATCTGCCAGGCAAAGCGGTTGAAGCGGGACTGACCACTGACATAGGTATCGTCGACGCTCACTTTTCCGCCGTTAGCACCGATACCGCCACCGAAGTAAATCGTCTTGTTGTTTTTCAATGGAATATCGAGCCAGAGGTTGCTCATCACACTCCAGCGATCGTCATAGTCAACAATGTAGGTCTGTATTGGACCTTCTGTCTGAAAACTGGTTGTGGACAGACTTCCCAGATCGCGAAAGGCACCTTCGACTTCGAAACGGAGTGCCTTGCATTTGCAGCCGATGGGAATTCGTGTTCCCAGGGCCAGACCAAAATCATAGGCCACATTATTGTCAGAACCGCTGTTTGCCAGATAGGAGAAGCTGTTGAAACCGCCACTCTCCATATGATTGACTGAGGCATAGTTGTTTGCCGAGATATAGAACGAGACGCGGTCGGTCCAGCAGTCCTCCACACAGGGGATGCAGTCCAGCAGGTCGTCTTCGTTAAAACACTCGTAAACACCGGCCTCTAGATTCGCCGCGGATAAGAGACTCGCAGACAGTGTGACTCCCACAGCCAGAAACGTTTTAAGACAGTTCATCCTTCCTCCATGTCTGAAAATCAGCATTCCGCATTAATTGTCAACATCTGAGTCTGTATCCGAGAGGTCGGCTTCGACAGAGAAACCGATACAGGTCCTTCTGCGTATCGTCCTGATACCAGTGGCAGAACCCGACTTTCCCGCAGAACGGGGAGCGGATTCCCGATGTCGCGTCAGTTGTAAGTATCTGCAGTAATCTATGCATTCATCCTCAGGAAACAGTCATGCACAGAGAACGACTCCTGACGTTTCTGGTGAACGCGCCAGCTGTGCGCGCTGTCCCGTTCGGCTGAAATGGAGGGGAGCAGGGTGGTTGTAGCGGTTCTCAGATCACAGGCCCCCGGGAACCGCCCCGCAGGTCCTGCAATCTTTGCGCAAAGCGAAAAACAGGACGCATCACACCGCTGTCAGACTGAAAATATAGACATTTTGCACAACTTATATGATTTACTTCCGCTATTTTTCGTGGTACATTCACCACAGAAGGCCGCCGGTGAGCCACGCTCCTGCAGCGGCTCCTGCCCGATATTATCCCTGAAAAACGTTATTATCCCTGGAATCTCCCCGATCATGAATTTCTCGTTACGTCTGCCTCTGTTTGTACTTCTGTTCGCTGGTCTGAGTTGCCTCTCTGGTTGCAATCAGTCATCAGATACCGCGGGTTCTGACAAAGAATCACCCGCTGAAGTAGCCGGCTCTAAAGAACTCGAATCGCCGGAAGAGCTGCTGAAAAAAGTCGAACAGGCCATCGAAGTCGCTCAGCAGAAATACCTCGAATCAGAAAAACATTCTCCGTGGGAGATTTTTCACGGCATCCTGGCCTTCCGAAAAGATTACCAGATCCAGAAGGATGGCAAGAATGTCAACGCCCTGGAGTGGATCGCTTCCGGCATCACTTTTGAAGACGAACCCTGGTTCCAGAAGACCGAGTTCGGCGGTCGCCCTCATCCCTACACCAGGGAGAACGCGTTCGAAGGTCACAAAAATCAGTCCCTCGCAATCCTGGCGATGGCCGACGTCCCGCTGGATTACAAATTCCAGACTCCCGATGGTCCGATCACCGTGGCCGACATGGTCGAGAATGCCAAGAAAGAGATGCAGGAAAACGAAGAGGTCACCTGGTCTCTCTGGGCCCTGGTCCACTACCTGGGACCGGACGCCGTCTGGTACGACAAAAAAGGGGAAGAGTGGCGGATGTCAGACCTGGTCTACATGCAGAATAATACCATCACCAATGAATCCCCCTGCGGCGGCACGCACGCGTTATTTGCTCTCGCCTACGCACGAAACACCTATCGCAACGCAGGGCACCGCCTGTCGAGCTACTGGCTGGAATCGGATCAGAAACTGCAGCGCTACATTGAAGAAGCCAAAGCAATGCAGAACCTGGACGGCTCCTTCTCCTACGATTACTTCTTTCAGAAGAGTGCCTGTGAAAACTTCCAGGAACGTCTGGAAACAACAGGGCATACACTGGAATTCCTGATGATGGCGCTGCCTGACGACCGTCTCAATGAAGAATGGGTTCGCAAAGCGGTCTCGCTGCTGGCCAACGATATCATCGACAACAAAGGCGAAAAAGTGAATTATTCCGCCCTGTATCATGCCATCGATGGGCTGGTCATTTACCGCAACCGAATGGATCCCAATCGGACCGCACAGCTGGGAAGCAAAAGCTACCAGACGCCGGATGAGAGTGAAGCAGCTGTGAAAGACGTCAAAGTTCTCAAGCCGGTCACGCCTCCCGCACCAGCGGCCCCCGCATTACCTCCAACGCCGAAGAAGCAATAATCTGCGTCGCTTATTCCTGGGGAGCTTCTGATTCGCTGGACTGAGAATCGGCCTGATCCTGTCCGGACATGCCTGGCAGACTGCCTACATTCATCAGGAAGAATCCGGTCAACAGGAAGTCGACGCCGAGCAGTGTTCCCACGGCCCAGAGCCCGGAGAGGGGCCATTCTCCCCAGATCAGTCCCCCCAGCAGCAGCGAGATAATCCCGCTGAACAGGACCTGTCCCCAACCGGCAGCCGGTCGCATGCTGAAGGACATCACAATCTTCCAGGTCCCTTCAAACAGGAAGAACATCGCCATCATCAGGGTCAGGAACGAAAGCCCAAACAGCGGATGGCTGATGATGCCGAAGCCTCCCAGGATCATCAGGATGCCCAGGATAATATGCATCATTTTTCCAGATGAGTCCCCAACCTGCGAACTCTGAAACAGATACAGAAAACCGCCAAACAGCAACAGGGAACCGATCACCAGCACAACAGCAGTCCCTGCCACAGCAGGTGTAATCAGGGAAATCACCCCCAGTACGATCAGAATGATTCCGGTGAGTTTGAAGTTTTTGATGACGGGCGGGTTGGTGGTCGACATGATTGGAATCTCGCCTGGTAAAGAATAAGGTGCCGGAGATAAGTGAAAAACAAACCATTTACAGTACTGTTCAAATCAATGCAGCGCCTGATTTGAATCTGATTTCAGCAGTGAGGCACTGCGCAAAAAACATGCAGAGGCATCTACACTCTGGTCAGTCTTACCTGTTTCATTCTACTTCGGACGCCAGCTCGGATTCACTCAAGAATTCTCGAAAAGTTCTATTTTAGTCTGATTATGCACAAAAATCAGGCCAGTCTGACAACTCCCCTTTTCCCAATTGGCACGCTGCTTGCTTAAGAAGACTCATTATCTTTTTTTCTGATGACCGAACATTCTGCATTCTGCATTCCGATTGCTTTCACCTGCCAGAATGCGCGACGCTGTTCAGGCATCTGTGTCATTATTCTTTACCAAGGAGTTTTCCGTGTCCTTTCCCAACCAACGCCGAAAAGGATTTACCCTGATTGAACTGCTGGTGGTGATTGCCATCATCGCCATCCTGATTGCCTTACTGCTGCCCGCAGTCCAGCAGGCGCGCGAAGCAGCACGACGCTCAACCTGCAAAAACAACCTGAAACAACTGGGACTGGCTCTGCACAACTACAACGAAACGTTCGGTGTACTCCCTTACTCAGTCTCTCACTCCGGTTCCTGTAGTGGTGGTTCTGCGAGCACCTCTGGTTCGGTTACTCTGAACCACCGTGGCTGGCTGCTGTTGTTACCCTACCTGGAACAGAGTGCCTTATACAACAAATTCAATGCCAGCCTCGCTTCGGGATCATACAATCCCTCAGGCGGTACGATTGTCGCACCGGGCGCCTCAGGCAATCCCAATGATGTGGTGGTCTCCACCAAAGTCCCGGTCTTTCTCTGTCCGTCTGATGCGACTCCCGAAGTTTATGGAACCACTTCCAGTCCGCATTATTCCATTTCTCCCGGGAACTCGAGCCTGCTGGGTGTCTTCACGAATTACGATTTCAGCACCAACAGTGAGTACTCTACCTGTACCAACTGGGGAGCACTGAGTGTCACAAGTCGTCCCATGTTTGGTTTCAATGGTTGCGCCAAGTTCCGCGATGTCACAGACGGAATGAGCAACACCGTGGCCGTCGTGGAAACCACACGCCTGGTTGCCAACGGAGAAGGGACGGCCTGGGGCTTTGCCAAGTGGGTTGGTAACGGCACCAACTTCGCCGGCGCAAACATCAACACCTTTTATTCTACCGGACCGATCGGCAACCTCGCTTCCTGGGGTTACTCGGGAAGTCTCCACACCGGTGGTTGTCATGTCCTGCTGGGTGATGGTGGCGTCCGCTTCATCAGTCAGAATATTGATGCCACGACCCGCGTCTATCTGTCTTACATCGCTGACGGCAAAGTCCTCGGCGAATTCTAAATCTTTCGCACTGATTTTTCCCTCTCAGCCGGCGACTCTCACATCGCCGGCTGAGAATTCACCTGAAAACTATTCGAAACTGAATCCCATGGCTTCCAGATTTTTTTGCGTGCTGTCACTGTTATTCCTGACTGCCTGCGGCAGTGCCGATGAAAAACGTGATGAACTGAAAACGTTCCCAACCTGGGGAACCGTAAAGATTAAAGGCAAAACGGTACCGGGCATCTCTGTCGTTTTCTTTCCGGAAGGACAGACCAGCGGGCAGGGGGGACGCGGCACCACCGATGAATCGGGACAGTTCATCTTGAGATATCAAGACGGACGCGACGGCGTACCTCCCGGGAGCTACCGCGTGCTGTTTGAACATTTTGTGATGCCCGACGGCTCCAAAGTTCCCGAAAGTGAATTCCCCGCGGACGTCGGTGCCATCAATCAGCTGCCTCACAAATTCAGCGACTTCGGCACCTCTCCCTTCAAAGCCACCGTACCGGAAGGGGGCACGGCAGATCTGGAATTCGATCTGAAATAACGACGACGCGCGAGAGTGTCTCGACGGGGTCCCCGGTCTACTTTTTCTGCCCCAGCTGTTTCTGCATCAGCCAGTATTCAAAGAAGCGGTAGATCTGCTCGTTGGATTTGGGATTCGGTGAGTGCTTTTCGCGGTTGGTCATCGCCACCCGGTTTTTGTATCCCAGAAAATCATTGACGGCGATACTGTGATTCAAAGCCCGCCATTGTTTGGGCTGGTCTTCAGAACCGCCGGAGACCAGGAACGGCCGCGGGGCCATCAGAGCATGCAGCTCGTGCAGATCGTATCCCTCTTTGACGAGCCGTTTGTAGAGCCCGGTTCGGGGATTCTCTTTCGTTGGCAATCCACGTTTACGGAAGTCAGGGCCCTCATAACCCAGGTACCAGGGTTCCCAGTAATTGACACTGGGGCGGCTCTCGTCAAAGACAATTCCCCCATCCGACCAGGCAGCACAGGCAAACTTATCGTACAGGCAGGAAGCGAACATCGCCCACTTGCCTCCATAAGAGTGCCCTACGATGCCAATCCGATCGGGATCAACTTCTTTCCGGTTCGCCAGCACATGGAATGCATTCGCCGCCCCGTAAGCCAGGGCAGACAGCGGCTGGATTTCCGCCTTCTCCCGATTGGGATAATAGAGTGAATAGTCATGCCCCACCGAGAAGGTGACAAAGCCCCGTTTCGCGAGCGCCCGGGCGAAGTCCCGATCTTTGCCTTTCAGACCGACTCCCGTTTCCGGTTCGTAATAGACTACCAGCACCGCCGGGAGACTGTGATCCGGTTTCGCGCCATCAGGAATCAATAGATAACCGGTATTCGGATGACCGGGCGCAATATCAAACCGGACCGTGTACTGCGTGTAACCCTCTTTGTGCTCCTCTTTGAGCGTCTCGACTTGAGGATGCTCATTCACGGGAGGCCATTCGCCCATCATCGTATGCCAGGTCTTCAGAATTTCCTGCCGCCGTTTCTGCCAGTCTGCCTTGGATTTCACCGGACGACCATCGTAGAATTTTAAAGGCGTCTTAAAATCTCCCAGATCCCCTTGAAATTCCGGACCGGGCTGAAAGTAGGGTGCAATCTGCTGCCAGAGCTGTTGCGTTCGTTCCGGAGACACTTTTGCTGAATCGTCTCCCGCCTGCAGCAGCGCTGAGCTCAACAAACCAGATACTGACAAAATGCACAGAAACAATCGCTTCATGGGAATTTCTCCATCCTCAACAGTTTTCTTCTCCGGAGCAGCTGGATTACGACAGAAACTCATCATAGTCTGTTGATCCATTGAAAGGAACTGCTCAGAATGGTTTCTTGATTCCCGCCGCAAAACTGCGCAAGATGATTTTTAGAGGAACACAACGTCCGCTGAGCTCCCAATTCATTTTCACCTGATAAAAGGATCCTGTCCCATGCAACGCCTGTTTTTATCGCTCGCCCTGGCTCTGACGCTGATGGCATCGACCGCTCTGGCTGCAGACAAGCCCAAACCCACTCACGCTGATGTCTCCTACGGCCCCTATAAAATGGATAAGCTCGATTTCTGGGAAGCCAAAGGAAAAGGACCGCGGCCACTGCTGGTCTACATCCACGGTGGTGGCTGGATTGGTGGTGACAAAGAACGTCTGCCGGGAAACATCAATGTCTTCCTTGACAAAGGCATTTCCTATGCCGCCGTCAATTACCGTCTGACAGGCGAGGCACCACTGCCGGCTCCCGTGCATGACGCAGCCCGTGCGATTCAGTTCCTGCGTTCCAAGGCCAAAGAGTGGAACATCGATAAAGACAAAATCGCGCTGACCGGGGGCAGTGCTGGAGCCTGCACTTCGATGTGGCTGCTCTGCCACGACGACATGGCAGATCCCAAGGCCAAAGATCCGGTCCTCCGCGAATCGACCCGGGTGACCGCTGCTGCCGTTGGCGGGGGCCAGACTTCCATCGATCCCAAAGTCATCGAACCCTGGCTCGGTCCCAATGTGCTCAAGCACGCCATGATTTACAAATCGGTCGGCGGCAAAAGCATGCAGGAAGTCATGGACAACTACAAACAGCACGAAGCCCTGTATAAGGAATTTTCACCCTACAACCATGTCACCGCCGACGATCCGCCACTGCTGATGACCTACGGCAATAACATGAAACTCCCTTCAGAAAACGCCGGCCACGGCATTCATCACCCCGTCTATGGCGTCAAAATGAAGGAGAAAGCCGACAAGGTCGGCATGGAATGCCATCTGCTGATTCCCGGCGTTTCTAAATCAGCCAAATATAAAAACACAAATGAGTTTCTGATCGATAAACTCACAGGGAACGATTCATAATCCCGTCCCGATTTGTTGTCAAACATCGAAACACAGAGCCTTCACCAGATCAGGAATGGCTCTGTGTTTTTTATTGCGCAAACTGTTTCGCATCCAGTCGCGGATCCGA contains:
- a CDS encoding outer membrane protein, translated to MNCLKTFLAVGVTLSASLLSAANLEAGVYECFNEDDLLDCIPCVEDCWTDRVSFYISANNYASVNHMESGGFNSFSYLANSGSDNNVAYDFGLALGTRIPIGCKCKALRFEVEGAFRDLGSLSTTSFQTEGPIQTYIVDYDDRWSVMSNLWLDIPLKNNKTIYFGGGIGANGGKVSVDDTYVSGQSRFNRFAWQIGGGVTWDLSQRVTMDLGYRYMDYGSAIVDLSANYNHSIASGNYIADLTSHQVMLGIRFNSLGNLIGRR
- a CDS encoding NPCBM/NEW2 domain-containing protein translates to MRVRCLVVGLILLTMCVSASDSLWAWGKGHRLIRLWAVARLPEWQTELIGQQNFTRLCRDYTSLQDKHAGGKMPQLDRYCLVPGVRLSLHDVNPPAQSATAIQWYLEQIAVNLQAGKTDEAMKFLGVLCHWNEDPGCPSAHSSPVSELQLKTLLPPPKDKARYNYLFGAGGFMDSGDYQLADEPYTPLLLGRTRAEAALRIYEHQKLLRHHAATHIIPIVQDTMQGDGTKADEHRAAAALANGRHTADVIFTAICLATDHVDDQEFQFAEQPLTDWLPDFRGRMIPHPYYVKPFLVNQAMDARRQLHPLKIGTTDYETGYGMGTPFELDFVLAPGNVFSRFTCDVGLHPTAGKNGAVMFAVVANGKELVRTKPVRVGDEPVQLDVPLPSSEVLKLSLQTIAGEGSEPSHNLAVWGKPELRTE
- a CDS encoding TIGR02996 domain-containing protein — its product is MGARKPKPIPYEEQVWPIFDNPLDMSRRLAFADWLDANGHRQRADWVRLCCGDCQYTRDLRISFTNVEWTTVACHCSDPLWHPKQKLEAIQPEWWQTPPNESGYQRVHFGRMIIGELGDPRWLYEGDWLTRAWREGWLELLSLHPRDAEAFNRIADMREECQAIPFLLDTTRTWCEQAPEKPYRRVLPFEGLHGLILCPSELSLKALRNFAETAPHLRYLQLLSLQKRPSSLRALEQLPHLAHLRSLVIGTSHPDDDSMKYITAMQQVEFLGLYGKRLTDRGLEGIPEMSSLRYLSIDVPKVSRAAIERLRRDCPGLTIQVERDMRRRIGPA
- a CDS encoding carboxypeptidase-like regulatory domain-containing protein: MLSLLFLTACGSADEKRDELKTFPTWGTVKIKGKTVPGISVVFFPEGQTSGQGGRGTTDESGQFILRYQDGRDGVPPGSYRVLFEHFVMPDGSKVPESEFPADVGAINQLPHKFSDFGTSPFKATVPEGGTADLEFDLK
- a CDS encoding DUF1559 domain-containing protein, with amino-acid sequence MSFPNQRRKGFTLIELLVVIAIIAILIALLLPAVQQAREAARRSTCKNNLKQLGLALHNYNETFGVLPYSVSHSGSCSGGSASTSGSVTLNHRGWLLLLPYLEQSALYNKFNASLASGSYNPSGGTIVAPGASGNPNDVVVSTKVPVFLCPSDATPEVYGTTSSPHYSISPGNSSLLGVFTNYDFSTNSEYSTCTNWGALSVTSRPMFGFNGCAKFRDVTDGMSNTVAVVETTRLVANGEGTAWGFAKWVGNGTNFAGANINTFYSTGPIGNLASWGYSGSLHTGGCHVLLGDGGVRFISQNIDATTRVYLSYIADGKVLGEF
- a CDS encoding HdeD family acid-resistance protein, which translates into the protein MSTTNPPVIKNFKLTGIILIVLGVISLITPAVAGTAVVLVIGSLLLFGGFLYLFQSSQVGDSSGKMMHIILGILMILGGFGIISHPLFGLSFLTLMMAMFFLFEGTWKIVMSFSMRPAAGWGQVLFSGIISLLLGGLIWGEWPLSGLWAVGTLLGVDFLLTGFFLMNVGSLPGMSGQDQADSQSSESEAPQE